AACTTATGTTCGATATTTTGAGTCAGCAAGAGCAGATTATTTTACGAAAGAGGGACTTTGGGATTCACCATTAAAACCAGTGAAAGCTGGGCCAGTTCTCACTCATTTGGATATGGACTATCGAAAACAAGTTGTGTTCCCTGCTACTCTGGAAATCACTTTAGAAGTAGATTCAATCTCCTCCAGAGCTTTTTCCGTGATCTGTTCTATGTGGAATGAGGAAAATGAGTGTGTGTTAACAGGGAATGCTTCTTTTGTTTGGTTTGATTTTACGATTCAAAAACCTTCCGCTTTGCCAGAATATTTTAAATCAAAATTTGGAAATACGAATTTGGTATGAATTTACAAACCATCCAAGAAAGATTCAAATTAGATGACGAGGTATTAAAAATCTCAAGGATTTGTCTCGTTGTGTTTTCTAGTTTTATTGGGTTTGGGATTTTTGCACCAGTCGATGAACTTGGGTTATACGATCCAAAATGGATTCGAGTCATTCATGCTTCGATTACAATTTCATTTTTTGTTGCCACTTATTTTGTAAACTGGGTTCGTAAAAACATCCAGACAATTATGTTAGTTTTCTTTTACACAATGAGTGCTCACTCGTTAATTCTATTGTATTGGAACTCATTATACATTGGTTATCTCATTGGAATGATATTGGTCTTATCATGTATCGGTGTCAGTTTTATTGATAGACGTTCTCTTGTTTCCTATCTCGGAACCGTGACTTCATTTGGGATTTTAGTAGGAATTTATACTAAAGAACACCAA
The sequence above is a segment of the Leptospira sp. WS39.C2 genome. Coding sequences within it:
- a CDS encoding acyl-CoA thioesterase; translation: MSKPTKYKHKFIQQVVWGEMDAFGHVNNVTYVRYFESARADYFTKEGLWDSPLKPVKAGPVLTHLDMDYRKQVVFPATLEITLEVDSISSRAFSVICSMWNEENECVLTGNASFVWFDFTIQKPSALPEYFKSKFGNTNLV